Proteins encoded together in one Syntrophobacterales bacterium window:
- a CDS encoding cupin domain-containing protein — MAEQVSNIKEMVAYQAGSIVSKEIIAKTTGTVTIFAFDQDQGLSEHTAPFDALVQIVEGEAEILIAGESHHLQEGQIIIMPAGKPHAVKALKKFKMMLAMVKS, encoded by the coding sequence ATGGCCGAGCAAGTATCGAATATAAAGGAAATGGTGGCCTATCAGGCAGGGTCCATTGTCAGCAAGGAGATCATCGCGAAAACGACCGGAACGGTGACCATCTTTGCCTTTGACCAGGATCAGGGATTAAGTGAGCATACAGCCCCCTTTGACGCCTTGGTTCAGATAGTGGAGGGCGAGGCGGAGATCCTTATCGCCGGAGAATCCCATCATTTGCAGGAAGGACAAATAATCATCATGCCTGCCGGTAAGCCGCATGCCGTGAAGGCCTTGAAGAAATTCAAGATGATGCTGGCAATGGTAAAATCATGA